In Rickettsiales bacterium, the DNA window ATTCAAGACCACAAAAAGAATAATAAATGCGTCCATCTACTTGGATTATGCTCTAATGGAGGAGTTCACTCACATATTGACCATATAATTTTCTTATGTAAATTATTAAGCAAAAACAATATCCAAGTTAGACTACATCTTTTCTTAGATGGTAGAGACGCTCCCCCCTCCTCTGCACCAACCTTCTTAAAACAAATAGATGAATTATTATCTAACAAAAATATCAAAATATCTACCATATCAGGTAGATTCTATGCAATGGATAGAGATAATAGATGGGAACGCTGCGAATTAGCTTATAAAGCTATAGCCGAAGGCCAAGGAACTAAAATATCTAACTGGAAAGGTTATCTAGAAACTCAATATCAAAATAATATTTATGATGAGTTTGTTATGCCCGCGGCAATGGATGATTACGAGGGAATAGAAGAGAATGATTCATTAATATTTACAAATTTTAGATCAGATAGAATTAGACAATTAGCTCAAAGTTTATTATTAACTACATTCAACAAATTCTCTAAAAAGAAGTTAAATCTTAGTCACCAAATTGGAATGACTGATTACTCAACCGAACTGAGCCAAACCCTAAAATCTTTATTTCCAGAGCAAATAATTGAAAATAACTTAGGACAACTTGTAAGTAATAATAAGAAAAAACAATTACGCATCGCTGAAACAGAGAAATATGCTCATGTAACTTTTTTCTTTAATGGTGGAAGAGAAGAAAACTATCCTGGAGAAGACAGAATTCTAGTTCCATCACCTAGCGTTCATACTTATGACCTGCAACCAGAAATGTCTGCATATCCAATAACTGAGGAACTGAACAAAGCTATTAAATCTCAAAAATACGATTTAATTATTGTAAATTACGCCAATACCGACATGGTTGGACATTCAGGGAAAATGGAGGCCGCTATTAAAGCGGTTGAAACCATAGATTCTTGCCTAGATGAATTATATAAAACAATTAAGCAAACTGATGGAATGTTAATGATAACAGCAGACCATGGAAATGCGGAACAAATGTTTAATACAAAAGATAAAGTACCGCATACTTCACACACAACAAATCCAGTTCCGTTAGTTATGGTTGCAAATGATTTAGAAAAAAACAAAGTAACCTTGAACAAGGGTAATTTAAGTGATATTGCTCCAAGCATTCTAAAAGCCATGAACATTACCAAGCCTATAGAAATGACCGGCACATCTCTATTCAAAAGGAATAAATAAAAATGAAACAAACCAAATCAGAAAACTTTATGTCTATATTATGGGCCATATTAATTGCCTTGATAATAAGAACAGTAATTTTTGAACCTTATAGTATTCCGTCGGGATCAATGAAACCTAACTTCTTAATTGGAGATTATTTATTTGTCTCTAAATATCAATATGGAATAAGTAATACTTCTATTATATTTGAGCCTCCTTTAATCCAGGGAAGAATTCTAGAATTTGAAAAACCTAAGCGTGGAGACGTTATAGTATTTAAACCTAAACATGATCATTATGGTGGATTTATGAATCGTATTTTTGGAATTAATTATATAAAGCGTTTAGTAGGGATGCCAGGAGATGAAATTCAGGTTAAATCTGGAATTTTACATATCAATGGCAAGGCTGTTGATAGAAAATCAGATGGAACTTTTACTGATCCCGATGATGGAACAGTTCTAAATAGATATATTGAAACTCTTCCAAATGGTGTTTCTTATTATATATTAGAAGAAAATGATGATAATTCTTGGGACAACACTGAAATATATAAAGTTCCTGCAGGACATTACTTCTTTATGGGCGATAATAGAGATCGTTCAGCTGATAGTAGATTTATGAATGGCCCAATTGGATTTGTTCCACATGATAAATTAGTAGGAAAAGCTGAAATGATTATTTTCTCAAATCCAAAATCTATAATAAATCTTATAGACTTTCCAACAAGCTTTAATTCTGATCGCTTCTTTATGAAAGTGAAGTAAAAACTTATGAAGCAAAACTCAAAGGAACCACGGCTTATTTATATTACAGCCCCTGATAAATCCACTGCATCAGAAATTGCTAGCCAATTGGTAAAAGAAAAATTAGCGGCCTGCGTAAATATATTAGGAAAAATAGAATCTTTCTATAACTGGAACGGCGAACTAACTCAAAGTAAAGAGGTTCTAATATTAGCAAAAACTACTAAAGACCTAGAAATTCTTACATTTAACAAAGTAAAAGAACTCCATCCATACGACTCCCCCTGCATCCTTTCATTCAACATTAATAACGGAGATTCTAGTTTTCTAAACTGGATAACAAATAATACCTTATCAACAGGTAATAATTAACTCTTCAACTTTTACTTACAACTAGTGGTTATTAAGATATCTATGGATTAACTATTTTAGAAGAAATTAAAGAAAGATCCAAAACTAGCTAAAATTCCTGTTATTCTTCAAAGTGGAACCTCAGATCAAATTGAAATCCAAAAGGCCTATCATATGGGAATAGTAAGCTTTATAAGCAAACCATATAAAAAAGATATAGTACTTAAAGCAATTGAAACCGCCATAAAGGACAAAAACCCTTAAAACAAGGTAAAACAACCGTTAAATATTGTTATACAATATTTTCTTGTGTAAATAAATCAAAATATATTGATTAATATTTATTAATCTGTTAATCTGCGCTATTATAGAAATAATATTTAATATAAATTATAATGGCAAAAGAACATAATACAAATTTCAACAAACAAACGAATTTTTCTAAACAAACCATCGATCAAAAAACTTTTAACAATTATGTAGATTTTTTTACAACTGAACATGGAGCTGATATTCTACCTTATGCATATCTAGCATCCGGTAACCTTTACGATGAACTTCTAGAGAAAAACCCATCTTATTATCTATTTAGTGATGAGGTTTCTTTAATAAAGAGTAATTTTCACAAAATCTCTCAATATTTATCTGAAATTGAAGAAATAATAGAGATAGGACCAGGGTCTAGCCGTGCCGTTAATAATAAAACCATTCCAATATTGAATTGCGCACCAAATCTTAAGAATTATTATGCTATAGATCATTCTATTGACTATCTCACTGATGTTTATAAATGCATCTCAAATAAAATTCCCCAACTAAATATATTCACTATAGAAGCAAACTTATTACAAACAAAACCTATAAAAGTAAATACACAAACAACTGGAAAGAAAGCCCTGTCTCTATTAGGAAGCACCCTTGAAAACTTTACTATTAACGAGCAAAAACAGATTATAAAGAAGATATACAATATAATAGATTACGATGATTTATTTATCTTAACAGTAGACACAAACCAAGATGAGGAATCTTTAGGCTTAGCTTATTCTAGAGAACATAATATAAAATTTATAATGGGAGCCCTACATCACTTATCAAAAACTATTCCTGATTTTACACCATATATTGATTCTTTTAGAATTGGAGTTAATTGGGAAAAAGAGCATAGCACTGTTGATACTCACTTTATAGCTAAAAATAGTTTTTCTTTTCACTTTGATAACTACGGTGATATAATGATAAGAGAGGGGCAGAAGTTGCGAGGAGTTAAATCTAGAAAACCTACAACAGACAACATGATAAAATTACTAAACAATAATGGCTTCTCTATTATTGACACGTTTACAAACTCTAATAAAATAAAAATGTTCCTTTGCCAAAAAGACAACTATGAAATTACTTAATAAACTGATAAAAATATCTGCCAATCAAGTTCAAAAATACGGAGCACAATACTACACCTTCGCTATATTTGGGATAATTAACTATCCATTGGCATATATTTACGAAGTTTATGCAAATATCCCCGAAGGATCTTTATTAAGAGTTTTATCAGGAATCTTATGCTTCATACTTTTATTAAAAAATAAATGGCCTAATATACTCCAGAAATTTCTACCTATCTACTGGTATATAACTATTACTATAGCTCTACCAACGCTAGGAATAGTGATGTTATTAGAAAACAACTTCTCTTTAGAGTGGTT includes these proteins:
- the gpmI gene encoding 2,3-bisphosphoglycerate-independent phosphoglycerate mutase, whose protein sequence is MAKKYKPIVLCILDGWGISKSPNHKYNAIEQASTPCWDFLLNNFPHTELFTSGEDVGLPHGQMGNSEVGHMTIGSGRVIFQDLLRINQSINNSLLENHPTLKQLIQDHKKNNKCVHLLGLCSNGGVHSHIDHIIFLCKLLSKNNIQVRLHLFLDGRDAPPSSAPTFLKQIDELLSNKNIKISTISGRFYAMDRDNRWERCELAYKAIAEGQGTKISNWKGYLETQYQNNIYDEFVMPAAMDDYEGIEENDSLIFTNFRSDRIRQLAQSLLLTTFNKFSKKKLNLSHQIGMTDYSTELSQTLKSLFPEQIIENNLGQLVSNNKKKQLRIAETEKYAHVTFFFNGGREENYPGEDRILVPSPSVHTYDLQPEMSAYPITEELNKAIKSQKYDLIIVNYANTDMVGHSGKMEAAIKAVETIDSCLDELYKTIKQTDGMLMITADHGNAEQMFNTKDKVPHTSHTTNPVPLVMVANDLEKNKVTLNKGNLSDIAPSILKAMNITKPIEMTGTSLFKRNK
- the lepB gene encoding signal peptidase I, whose amino-acid sequence is MKQTKSENFMSILWAILIALIIRTVIFEPYSIPSGSMKPNFLIGDYLFVSKYQYGISNTSIIFEPPLIQGRILEFEKPKRGDVIVFKPKHDHYGGFMNRIFGINYIKRLVGMPGDEIQVKSGILHINGKAVDRKSDGTFTDPDDGTVLNRYIETLPNGVSYYILEENDDNSWDNTEIYKVPAGHYFFMGDNRDRSADSRFMNGPIGFVPHDKLVGKAEMIIFSNPKSIINLIDFPTSFNSDRFFMKVK
- a CDS encoding divalent-cation tolerance protein CutA yields the protein MKQNSKEPRLIYITAPDKSTASEIASQLVKEKLAACVNILGKIESFYNWNGELTQSKEVLILAKTTKDLEILTFNKVKELHPYDSPCILSFNINNGDSSFLNWITNNTLSTGNN
- a CDS encoding L-histidine N(alpha)-methyltransferase, producing MAKEHNTNFNKQTNFSKQTIDQKTFNNYVDFFTTEHGADILPYAYLASGNLYDELLEKNPSYYLFSDEVSLIKSNFHKISQYLSEIEEIIEIGPGSSRAVNNKTIPILNCAPNLKNYYAIDHSIDYLTDVYKCISNKIPQLNIFTIEANLLQTKPIKVNTQTTGKKALSLLGSTLENFTINEQKQIIKKIYNIIDYDDLFILTVDTNQDEESLGLAYSREHNIKFIMGALHHLSKTIPDFTPYIDSFRIGVNWEKEHSTVDTHFIAKNSFSFHFDNYGDIMIREGQKLRGVKSRKPTTDNMIKLLNNNGFSIIDTFTNSNKIKMFLCQKDNYEIT